In a genomic window of Xylophilus rhododendri:
- a CDS encoding response regulator, protein MRLLLVEDDPMIGKALQQGLRNEGFAIDWVQDGIAAGHALDNGVYDLAVLDLGLPGRDGMELLRSLRARRDHLPVLIATARDAVRQRIDGLNAGADDYLVKPFDLDELIARIRALLRRHAGSGSSLLEAGDIRLDPLRKTVDQAGRPVLLSAREFALLEVLMQRPGAVLSREKLEESVYAWNEELGSNAVEVHLHHLRRKLGAAAIVNVRGVGYRVAT, encoded by the coding sequence ATGCGTCTACTGCTCGTCGAGGACGACCCCATGATCGGCAAGGCCCTGCAGCAGGGCCTGCGCAACGAAGGCTTCGCCATCGACTGGGTGCAGGACGGCATCGCCGCCGGCCATGCGCTGGACAACGGCGTGTACGACCTGGCCGTGCTCGACCTGGGCCTGCCCGGGCGCGACGGCATGGAGCTGCTGCGCAGCCTGCGCGCGCGCCGCGACCACCTGCCGGTGCTGATCGCCACCGCCCGCGACGCGGTGCGCCAGCGCATCGACGGGCTGAACGCCGGCGCCGACGACTACCTGGTCAAGCCCTTCGACCTGGACGAACTCATCGCCCGCATCCGCGCCTTGCTGCGCCGCCATGCCGGCAGCGGCAGCAGCCTGCTGGAGGCGGGCGACATCCGGCTCGACCCGCTGCGCAAGACGGTGGACCAGGCCGGCCGCCCGGTGCTGCTGTCGGCACGCGAATTCGCGCTGCTGGAAGTGCTGATGCAGCGGCCGGGCGCGGTGCTCTCGCGCGAGAAGCTCGAAGAGTCGGTCTATGCCTGGAACGAGGAGCTGGGCTCCAACGCGGTGGAGGTGCACCTGCACCACCTGCGCCGCAAGCTGGGCGCGGCGGCCATCGTCAATGTGCGCGGCGTCGGCTACCGCGTCGCCACCTGA
- a CDS encoding sensor histidine kinase — translation MRRLTLTQRLSLVFALLLLVCCGASAWLQVRSNRMHELEVVQGLSRDLAANIALSARMTLADDPSPDRVRALFDQLMVVNPSVEVYLLDAHGRITGHAAPAGKLRRSSVDLAPVRRLLAGGMLPILGDDPRSDTGRKVFSAAPVSMPGAPDGFLYVVLLGEAHDREAAMGNTGAVLRTALLSIALVALACLAAGLAAFSLITRPLRRLTRKVQDFDMDGAPAALPAAPPAPSDSRDEIARLDAAFGLMAARMGEQWLALKQQDLERRELIANVSHDLRTPLSSLHGYLETLSHKDASLDAAERRRYLGIALEQSRNVGRLAQSLFELARLEYGFVEPEREPFLLPDLLQDVFEKFELAAASLGVALEADIAPALPAVDADLGLVERVLSNLLDNALRHVPAGGKVRISLAAQPDAAGVSVTVADTGPGIPPDLRPSLFLQPFNGGGARRGGGLGLRIVHRILALHGSGIALLDEPGWGAVFRFRLPAAAPARP, via the coding sequence ATGAGGCGGCTTACGCTCACCCAGCGGCTGTCGCTGGTCTTCGCCCTGCTGCTGCTGGTGTGCTGCGGCGCCTCGGCCTGGCTGCAGGTGCGCTCCAACCGCATGCACGAGCTGGAGGTGGTGCAGGGGCTGTCGCGCGACCTGGCGGCCAACATCGCGCTCAGCGCCCGCATGACGCTGGCCGACGACCCCTCGCCGGACCGGGTGCGGGCCCTGTTCGACCAGCTGATGGTGGTCAACCCCAGCGTGGAGGTCTACCTGCTCGACGCCCACGGCCGCATCACCGGCCATGCCGCGCCGGCCGGCAAACTCAGGCGCTCGTCGGTGGACCTGGCGCCGGTGCGCCGGCTGCTGGCCGGCGGCATGCTGCCCATCCTGGGTGACGACCCGCGCAGCGACACGGGCCGCAAGGTGTTCAGCGCGGCGCCAGTGAGCATGCCGGGTGCGCCCGACGGTTTTCTCTACGTGGTGCTGCTGGGCGAGGCACACGACCGCGAGGCCGCCATGGGCAACACCGGCGCCGTGCTGCGCACCGCCCTGCTGTCGATCGCGCTGGTGGCCCTCGCCTGCCTGGCGGCGGGGCTGGCGGCCTTCTCGCTGATCACCCGGCCGCTGCGGCGGCTGACCCGCAAGGTGCAGGATTTCGACATGGACGGCGCCCCCGCCGCCCTGCCCGCCGCGCCGCCCGCCCCTTCGGACAGCCGCGACGAGATCGCCCGCCTCGACGCCGCCTTCGGCCTGATGGCCGCCCGCATGGGCGAGCAGTGGCTGGCGCTCAAGCAGCAGGACCTGGAGCGCCGCGAGCTGATCGCCAATGTGTCGCACGACCTGCGCACGCCGCTGTCCTCGCTGCACGGCTACCTGGAGACCCTGTCGCACAAGGACGCCTCGCTGGACGCCGCCGAGCGCCGCCGCTACCTCGGCATCGCCCTGGAGCAGAGCCGCAACGTGGGCCGGCTGGCGCAGTCGCTGTTCGAGCTGGCGCGGCTGGAATACGGCTTCGTCGAGCCCGAGCGCGAACCCTTCCTGCTGCCCGACCTGCTGCAGGACGTGTTCGAGAAATTCGAGCTGGCCGCCGCCTCGCTGGGCGTGGCGCTGGAGGCCGACATCGCCCCCGCCCTGCCCGCCGTCGATGCCGACCTGGGCCTGGTCGAGCGGGTGCTGAGCAATCTGCTGGACAACGCGCTGCGCCATGTGCCGGCCGGTGGAAAGGTGCGGATCAGCCTCGCTGCCCAGCCGGATGCGGCGGGCGTGAGCGTGACGGTCGCCGACACCGGCCCCGGCATCCCGCCCGACCTGCGACCCAGCCTCTTCCTGCAGCCCTTCAACGGCGGCGGCGCGCGGCGCGGCGGCGGGCTGGGGCTGCGTATCGTGCACCGCATCCTGGCCCTGCACGGCAGCGGCATCGCGCTGCTGGACGAGCCGGGCTGGGGCGCGGTCTTCCGCTTCAGGCTGCCGGCGGCGGCGCCAGCACGACCCTGA
- the msrB gene encoding peptide-methionine (R)-S-oxide reductase MsrB, translating to MNTRRHFFHLVSAGGALLGGGLAWRAATAAAPAAETWRVSYSDAEWRKRLTSAQYAVLRQDGTERPYSSPLNKEHRAGTFACAGCAQPLFSSTTKFDSGTGWPSFWQPLDKAVSNQMDTGFGMVRTAVRCSQCGGHLGHVFDDGPKPTGLRYCMNGVAMSFAPAAS from the coding sequence ATGAACACCCGACGCCACTTCTTCCATCTGGTTTCCGCCGGCGGCGCGCTGCTGGGCGGCGGCCTGGCCTGGCGCGCGGCGACGGCAGCCGCGCCCGCCGCCGAGACCTGGCGCGTGAGCTACAGCGACGCCGAATGGCGCAAGCGCCTGACATCCGCCCAGTACGCCGTGCTGCGCCAGGACGGCACCGAACGCCCCTACAGCAGCCCGCTCAACAAGGAGCACCGCGCCGGCACCTTCGCCTGCGCCGGCTGCGCGCAGCCGCTGTTCTCCTCCACCACCAAGTTCGACAGCGGCACCGGCTGGCCCAGCTTCTGGCAGCCGCTGGACAAGGCCGTCTCCAACCAGATGGACACCGGCTTCGGCATGGTGCGCACGGCGGTGCGCTGCAGCCAGTGCGGCGGCCACCTGGGCCATGTGTTCGACGACGGCCCCAAGCCCACCGGCCTGCGCTATTGCATGAACGGCGTGGCCATGAGCTTCGCGCCCGCCGCTTCCTGA
- a CDS encoding TolC family protein: MPCRSDSQPSPRRLRHVAALALAAVLAGCSSYSAKPLAEAPAFPAALPAVPATDSFVFNASDGLDVQEVAVLALAQNPDLRLARNARRLTQAQSFAAGLLPDPAFNFSRDFPDATGPGISSAFLLGIGYSVNALLTRPATLEAGRQDLQQARLALLWQEWQTIAQARLLYVRLQAAEAKRALLETQRATLEARYGRARQALDQGLLTLDVLTPDLAALQDLTRQLADLRRLSSQGRLDLDALLGLAPGTALPLQGSADFAAIDPTAIRAALPRLVAGRPDIQALRAGYAAQDARYRIALLNQFPALTLGVQRARDTSNTYTSGFGINLALPLLNGNRGEVRVQDATRDKLRAEYQQRLNTGSFDIERLLADQALTQRQIAELEPALATLRATRERMRSAYAARYIDAAALASLETATLAKEIELLDARQALQEQRVGLLALTGGPRFSPLLPTETDLPPP; the protein is encoded by the coding sequence ATGCCCTGCCGATCCGATTCCCAGCCCTCGCCCCGTCGCCTGCGCCATGTCGCGGCCCTGGCCCTGGCGGCGGTGCTGGCCGGGTGCAGCAGTTATTCGGCCAAGCCGCTGGCCGAGGCGCCGGCCTTTCCCGCCGCCCTGCCCGCCGTGCCTGCCACGGACAGCTTCGTATTCAACGCCTCCGACGGGCTCGACGTGCAGGAGGTCGCCGTGCTGGCGCTCGCGCAGAACCCCGACCTGCGCCTGGCCCGCAATGCCCGGCGGCTGACCCAGGCCCAGTCGTTCGCGGCCGGCCTGCTGCCCGATCCCGCGTTCAACTTCAGCCGCGACTTTCCCGATGCGACCGGCCCCGGCATCTCCAGCGCCTTCCTGCTGGGCATCGGCTATTCGGTCAACGCCCTGCTCACCCGGCCGGCCACGCTGGAAGCCGGCCGGCAGGACCTGCAGCAGGCCCGGCTGGCCCTGCTCTGGCAGGAGTGGCAGACCATCGCCCAGGCCCGGCTGCTCTACGTGCGGCTGCAGGCGGCCGAGGCCAAGCGGGCCCTGCTCGAAACCCAGCGCGCCACCCTGGAGGCGCGCTACGGCCGCGCCCGCCAGGCGCTGGATCAGGGCCTGCTGACGCTGGACGTGCTCACGCCCGACCTGGCCGCGCTGCAGGACCTGACCCGGCAGCTGGCCGACCTGCGGCGCCTGTCCAGCCAGGGCCGGCTGGACCTCGACGCCCTGCTGGGCCTGGCGCCCGGCACCGCGCTGCCGCTGCAGGGCAGCGCGGACTTTGCCGCCATCGACCCGACCGCGATCCGCGCCGCCCTGCCCCGCCTGGTCGCGGGCCGGCCCGACATCCAGGCCCTGCGCGCCGGCTACGCCGCCCAGGACGCGCGCTATCGCATCGCCCTGCTCAACCAGTTCCCGGCCCTGACGCTGGGCGTGCAGCGCGCCCGCGACACCAGCAACACCTACACCAGCGGCTTCGGCATCAACCTGGCGCTGCCGCTGCTCAACGGCAACCGCGGCGAGGTCCGCGTGCAGGACGCCACCCGCGACAAGCTGCGCGCCGAATACCAGCAGCGGCTGAACACCGGCAGCTTCGACATCGAACGCCTGCTCGCCGACCAGGCCCTCACCCAGCGCCAGATCGCAGAACTGGAGCCTGCCCTGGCCACCCTGCGCGCCACACGCGAGCGCATGCGCAGCGCCTATGCGGCGCGCTACATCGACGCGGCCGCCCTGGCCTCGCTGGAGACCGCCACGCTGGCCAAGGAGATCGAGCTGCTCGATGCCCGCCAGGCCCTGCAGGAACAGCGCGTGGGCCTGCTGGCGCTCACCGGCGGCCCGCGTTTCAGCCCCCTGCTCCCCACCGAGACCGACCTGCCCCCGCCATGA
- a CDS encoding histidine kinase famiy protein, which yields MSVDEKPPIRGAHAPELSVAESGADAVLHHRDDIFFAAIETTRMPMLVTDPRQPDNPIVFTNRAFISMSGYAEEEIVGRNCRFLQGPETDRATVAAIREAVRNRREITVEILNYRKDGSSFWNALFVSPVYNQKKELVFFFASQLDVSRRRDAEESLAQAQKMEALGQLTGGISHDFNNLLQVMSGHVDLLMVSVKRGVATGEKVERIAGNIRSAINKASTLTQQLLAFSRKQRLEGRVINLNTVVRNLGALVERTFSDAVTLNRVLSPEVANCRLDPVQLELALLNLLVNARDAMPDGGMVTIKTFNQVVDESDARHFPDLPPGDYVGISITDSGVGIPAAALVHVMNPFFTTKEEGKGTGLGLSMVYGFAKQSGGATHIYSEVGIGTTVRMYFPASEEMAQPEGTVRQRDPDVGGSETVLVVDDRHEVAELSRDMLEGLGYNVHVANSGRQALEMVDGGLLPKPPELLFSDIIMPGGINGFVLAQELTRRLPGLKVILTTGYAATGETGEAGADAAGQFEILKKPYRLSELARTVRRVLDAGRPQR from the coding sequence ATGTCCGTTGACGAGAAGCCGCCGATCCGCGGTGCCCATGCCCCTGAGCTGTCGGTGGCCGAGTCCGGTGCCGATGCGGTGCTGCACCACCGCGACGACATCTTCTTCGCCGCCATCGAGACCACCCGCATGCCGATGCTGGTGACCGATCCGCGCCAGCCCGACAACCCCATCGTGTTCACCAACCGCGCCTTCATCTCGATGAGCGGTTATGCCGAGGAGGAGATCGTGGGCCGCAACTGCCGCTTCCTGCAGGGGCCGGAGACCGACCGCGCCACCGTGGCGGCGATCCGCGAGGCGGTCAGGAACCGGCGCGAGATCACGGTCGAGATCCTCAACTACCGCAAGGACGGCTCCAGCTTCTGGAATGCGCTCTTCGTCTCCCCGGTCTACAACCAGAAGAAGGAACTGGTCTTCTTCTTCGCCTCGCAGCTCGACGTGAGCCGGCGCCGCGATGCCGAGGAGAGCCTGGCCCAGGCCCAGAAGATGGAGGCCCTGGGCCAGCTGACCGGCGGCATCTCGCACGACTTCAACAACCTGCTGCAGGTGATGTCGGGCCATGTGGACCTGCTCATGGTCAGCGTCAAGCGCGGCGTGGCCACCGGCGAGAAGGTCGAGCGCATCGCCGGCAACATCCGCAGCGCGATCAACAAGGCTTCCACGCTCACCCAGCAGCTGCTGGCCTTCTCGCGCAAGCAGCGGCTGGAGGGGCGGGTGATCAACCTCAACACCGTGGTGCGCAACCTGGGGGCGCTGGTGGAGCGCACCTTCTCCGATGCGGTGACCCTCAACCGCGTGCTCTCGCCCGAGGTCGCCAACTGCCGGCTGGACCCGGTGCAGTTGGAGCTGGCGCTGCTCAACCTGCTGGTCAACGCACGCGACGCCATGCCCGACGGCGGCATGGTCACCATCAAGACCTTCAACCAGGTGGTGGACGAGAGCGACGCCCGGCATTTCCCCGACCTGCCGCCCGGCGACTACGTCGGCATCTCGATCACCGACAGCGGCGTGGGCATCCCGGCCGCCGCGCTGGTGCATGTGATGAACCCCTTCTTCACCACCAAGGAGGAGGGCAAGGGCACGGGGCTGGGCCTGTCGATGGTGTATGGCTTCGCCAAGCAGTCGGGCGGCGCGACGCACATCTATTCGGAAGTGGGCATAGGCACCACGGTGCGCATGTACTTTCCCGCCTCCGAGGAGATGGCCCAGCCCGAAGGCACGGTGCGCCAGCGCGATCCCGACGTGGGCGGCAGCGAGACGGTGCTGGTGGTGGACGACCGGCACGAGGTGGCCGAACTCTCGCGCGACATGCTGGAAGGCCTGGGCTACAACGTGCATGTGGCCAACAGCGGACGCCAGGCGCTGGAGATGGTGGACGGCGGCCTGCTGCCCAAGCCGCCGGAGCTGCTCTTCTCCGACATCATCATGCCGGGCGGCATCAACGGCTTCGTGCTGGCGCAGGAGCTGACACGGCGCCTACCGGGGCTGAAGGTGATCCTGACCACCGGCTATGCCGCCACCGGCGAGACCGGCGAGGCCGGCGCCGATGCGGCCGGGCAGTTCGAGATCCTGAAGAAGCCCTACCGGCTGTCGGAGCTGGCGCGCACCGTGCGCCGGGTGCTGGATGCGGGCCGGCCCCAGCGCTAG
- a CDS encoding sensor histidine kinase, whose amino-acid sequence MRSIRGELLKWVLGALCLGSIVLVLVAYLVSLAEMNEVLDENLRDVASSLAEYRERAPAVAVAPSAEGHPMDDAHDYGDLVTQISRPDGSLLFSSNAQVALPLHREAGERTESIAGTEWRTYTLPGPQAIVQVAQRTVARKEMAGEAALRLVVPLALLTLLIGGLLVFGLRRGLEPLDDAAAQMSERTATSLAPLAERELPREMRPLVAAFNGLMGRLEASFTLQRNFVADAAHELRTPVAALGLQLQLLERARDEAGRAEAIRELRGGMDRTARLVEQLLQLSRAQPDVEVFEPVPVALDELARSVVGDFSRLAERVGVDLGVSSATAVTAHADPDQLRVLLNNLVRNAVQFAPAGSRVDVSAGLEDGRPWLAVADQGPGIPAAERGRVFDRFYRSADTAASAGGSGLGLAIVKAIADRHGARVSLGDGLDGGGLQVRVVLAPPPAA is encoded by the coding sequence ATGCGATCGATACGAGGCGAACTGCTGAAGTGGGTGCTGGGCGCCCTCTGCCTGGGCTCCATCGTGCTGGTGCTGGTGGCCTACCTGGTGTCGCTGGCCGAGATGAACGAGGTGCTCGACGAGAACCTGCGCGACGTGGCCTCGTCCCTGGCCGAGTACCGCGAACGTGCGCCCGCCGTGGCGGTGGCGCCGTCCGCCGAAGGCCATCCGATGGACGACGCCCACGACTACGGCGACCTGGTCACCCAGATCTCGCGCCCCGACGGCAGCCTGCTGTTCTCCTCCAACGCCCAGGTGGCGCTGCCGCTGCACCGGGAGGCGGGCGAGCGCACCGAATCCATCGCCGGCACCGAATGGCGCACCTACACCTTGCCCGGCCCGCAGGCCATCGTGCAGGTGGCGCAGCGCACCGTGGCCCGCAAGGAGATGGCCGGCGAGGCGGCACTGCGCCTGGTGGTGCCGCTGGCCCTGCTCACCCTGCTGATCGGCGGCCTGCTGGTGTTCGGCCTGCGGCGCGGACTGGAGCCGCTGGACGATGCCGCCGCGCAGATGTCCGAGCGCACCGCCACCAGCCTGGCGCCGCTGGCCGAACGCGAGCTGCCGCGCGAGATGCGCCCGCTGGTGGCGGCCTTCAACGGCCTGATGGGCCGGCTCGAAGCCTCCTTCACCCTGCAGCGCAATTTCGTGGCCGACGCCGCCCACGAGCTGCGCACGCCGGTGGCGGCACTCGGCCTGCAGCTGCAATTGCTGGAGCGGGCCCGCGACGAGGCCGGCCGCGCCGAGGCGATCCGCGAACTGCGCGGCGGCATGGACCGCACCGCACGCCTGGTCGAGCAGCTGCTGCAGCTCTCGCGCGCGCAGCCGGACGTGGAAGTGTTCGAACCGGTGCCGGTGGCGCTGGACGAGCTGGCCCGCTCGGTGGTGGGCGATTTCAGCCGGCTGGCCGAGCGCGTCGGGGTGGACCTGGGTGTCAGCTCCGCCACGGCGGTGACCGCCCATGCCGACCCCGACCAGCTGCGGGTGCTGCTGAACAACCTGGTGCGCAACGCCGTGCAGTTCGCGCCGGCCGGCAGCCGCGTGGACGTATCGGCCGGCCTGGAAGACGGCCGGCCCTGGCTGGCCGTGGCCGACCAAGGCCCGGGCATACCGGCAGCGGAACGCGGGCGTGTCTTCGACCGTTTCTACCGCTCGGCCGACACGGCGGCCAGCGCGGGCGGCAGCGGCCTGGGGCTGGCCATCGTCAAGGCGATCGCCGACCGGCACGGCGCGCGCGTCAGCCTGGGCGATGGCCTGGACGGAGGGGGCCTGCAGGTCAGGGTCGTGCTGGCGCCGCCGCCGGCAGCCTGA
- a CDS encoding efflux RND transporter periplasmic adaptor subunit, which translates to MNRNTRIVLAIVVLAAGAGYGWHRWQQVSAAPAAAPATPPSAAVSTVLPQQAQAPITVEGYGDLLPAKVESVNFARPGILAALRVVAGQHVRQGDAVAQLSADPAAEASYRQARSALTLAEGELQRMRSLFALQLATASQVQTAEKAAADARSNLDAQEKLGGAMPASEGRAPFDGVVLALNAAQGDRLAAGAPVLQIGRTDRLKLNLGVEPAQRQRIRQGQPVALAPLQSLAGSGSLAASPDAAAPPAQGRVASIQDMVDARTQLLNVTVEVSPQADAALVPGMRLRGAIQVGQQQGWKLPRSAVLSDEKGGYVFQVQQGKARRLAVQSLLETGADVVVDGPLAADRPVVSQGNYELTDGMAVRKARP; encoded by the coding sequence ATGAACAGAAACACCCGCATCGTCCTGGCGATCGTCGTGCTCGCCGCCGGTGCCGGCTACGGCTGGCACCGCTGGCAGCAAGTGTCGGCAGCGCCGGCCGCCGCGCCCGCCACGCCGCCCAGCGCCGCCGTCTCCACCGTGCTGCCGCAGCAGGCGCAGGCGCCGATCACCGTGGAAGGCTATGGCGACCTGTTGCCGGCCAAGGTCGAATCGGTGAACTTCGCCCGGCCCGGCATCCTGGCCGCGCTGCGGGTGGTGGCCGGCCAGCATGTGCGCCAGGGCGATGCGGTGGCCCAGCTCAGCGCCGACCCCGCCGCCGAGGCCAGCTACCGCCAGGCCCGCTCGGCGCTGACCCTGGCCGAGGGCGAGCTGCAGCGCATGCGTTCGCTGTTCGCGCTGCAGCTGGCCACCGCCTCGCAGGTGCAGACGGCGGAGAAGGCGGCGGCCGATGCCCGGTCCAATCTCGATGCGCAGGAAAAGCTCGGCGGCGCCATGCCCGCCAGCGAGGGCCGGGCGCCCTTCGACGGCGTGGTGCTGGCGCTGAACGCCGCGCAGGGCGACCGGCTGGCCGCCGGCGCGCCGGTGCTGCAGATCGGCCGCACCGACCGGCTCAAGCTCAACCTGGGCGTGGAGCCGGCGCAACGCCAGCGCATCCGGCAAGGCCAGCCGGTGGCGCTGGCGCCGCTGCAGTCGCTGGCCGGCTCCGGCAGCCTGGCCGCCTCGCCGGATGCGGCGGCGCCACCGGCCCAGGGCCGGGTCGCCAGCATCCAGGACATGGTCGATGCCCGCACCCAGCTGCTCAACGTGACGGTCGAAGTGAGCCCGCAGGCGGACGCTGCGCTGGTGCCCGGCATGCGCCTGCGCGGCGCCATCCAGGTCGGCCAGCAGCAGGGCTGGAAGCTGCCGCGCAGCGCGGTGCTGAGCGATGAAAAGGGCGGCTACGTCTTCCAGGTGCAGCAGGGCAAGGCCCGGCGCCTGGCGGTGCAGAGCCTGCTGGAGACCGGCGCCGACGTGGTGGTGGACGGCCCCCTGGCCGCCGACCGCCCGGTGGTGAGCCAGGGCAACTACGAACTCACCGACGGCATGGCGGTACGCAAGGCCCGGCCATGA
- a CDS encoding MCP four helix bundle domain-containing protein, whose product MNPLRRLTEGPAIALTSSLICVALCLGLGISANVFSSNSNRAASQIATNWFPSVRAIGQIRDAAYELRRVEARVVLAERGCDGISCDAPLMKARQAMSRAESTYEPLVSEPDEHLLYQSYLHQKQDYFRSQDQVTQFAATRQPTAVRFLTHSQFAFDEMIETLSRLSDLNVREGAKSKAQVEEQHERTMLALNALTALLLACGGLLLFHLVRLSTRRR is encoded by the coding sequence ATGAACCCACTGCGCCGCCTGACCGAAGGTCCCGCCATCGCCCTGACCAGTTCGCTCATCTGCGTGGCCCTGTGCCTGGGCCTGGGCATCTCGGCCAATGTGTTCTCCAGCAACTCCAACCGCGCCGCGAGCCAGATCGCCACCAACTGGTTTCCCAGCGTGCGGGCGATCGGCCAGATCCGCGATGCGGCCTACGAACTGCGGCGGGTGGAGGCCCGGGTGGTGCTGGCCGAGCGCGGCTGCGACGGCATCTCCTGCGACGCGCCGCTGATGAAGGCGCGCCAGGCCATGTCCCGCGCCGAGTCCACCTACGAACCCCTGGTCAGCGAGCCCGACGAGCACCTGCTCTACCAGAGCTATCTGCACCAGAAGCAGGACTACTTCCGCTCGCAGGACCAGGTCACCCAGTTCGCCGCCACCCGCCAGCCGACCGCCGTGCGTTTCCTGACCCACTCGCAGTTCGCCTTCGACGAGATGATCGAGACGCTGTCGAGGCTCTCCGACCTGAATGTGCGCGAAGGCGCCAAGTCGAAGGCGCAGGTGGAGGAGCAGCACGAGCGGACCATGCTGGCCCTGAATGCGCTGACGGCGCTGCTGCTGGCCTGCGGGGGATTGCTGCTGTTCCACCTGGTCAGGCTCAGCACGCGGCGGCGCTAG
- a CDS encoding response regulator transcription factor: protein MTQAPRILLVEDDRHIADLLLLHLRDEHWEVTHCARGDDGLRQLEAGGWSLLILDLMLPGVDGLEICRRARAQPHYVPIIIVSARSSEVHRILGLEIGADDYLPKPFSVLELVARAKALLRRVEALAQNARQEAGSIAAGGLSMDPVARQARLDGAALELTPREFDLLYFFARQPGKVFSRLDLLNAVWGYQHEGYEHTVNTHINRLRAKIEANPAAPARILTVWGKGYRFASAEGAA from the coding sequence ATGACACAAGCCCCCCGCATCCTGCTGGTCGAGGACGACCGCCACATCGCCGACCTGCTGCTGCTGCACCTGCGCGACGAGCACTGGGAGGTCACCCACTGCGCGCGCGGCGACGACGGCCTGCGCCAGCTGGAGGCCGGCGGCTGGAGCCTGCTGATCCTCGACCTGATGCTGCCCGGCGTGGACGGCCTGGAGATCTGCCGCCGCGCCCGCGCCCAGCCGCACTACGTGCCCATCATCATCGTCAGCGCCCGCTCCAGCGAGGTGCACCGCATCCTGGGCCTGGAGATCGGCGCCGACGACTACCTGCCCAAGCCCTTCTCGGTGCTGGAGCTGGTGGCCCGCGCCAAGGCCCTGCTGCGCCGGGTGGAAGCGCTGGCGCAGAACGCGCGCCAGGAGGCCGGCAGCATCGCCGCCGGCGGCCTGAGCATGGACCCGGTGGCGCGCCAGGCGCGGCTCGACGGAGCGGCGCTGGAACTCACGCCGCGCGAATTCGACCTGCTCTACTTCTTCGCCCGCCAGCCGGGCAAGGTGTTCTCGCGCCTGGACCTGCTCAACGCCGTCTGGGGTTACCAGCACGAGGGCTACGAACACACGGTCAACACCCACATCAACCGGCTGCGCGCCAAGATCGAGGCCAACCCGGCGGCGCCGGCCCGCATCCTCACCGTCTGGGGCAAGGGCTACCGTTTCGCCAGTGCCGAAGGCGCGGCATGA